Proteins encoded together in one Coffea arabica cultivar ET-39 chromosome 2c, Coffea Arabica ET-39 HiFi, whole genome shotgun sequence window:
- the LOC113724500 gene encoding uncharacterized protein: MLGGGCSECMKWRNKISGGWYSQSWVLDSIVEEIVRKPVPMGSGQDSAKWCLIESGDFSLASTYPISGGQRPASFMFDRVWHPLLLIKIAFFMIRVLRDRLLLASSLGRLNVHGPSKYFCCMEFQSESLDHIFSEGDLAQFLWRFFGHAVGVVYREAGVRSRLVGWWCRMPHHSCVEAVHSVVPSMICSHIWLARNLAYFEGQFLRRKTICDRILADVVGLFGGQCAGGPDGVVRWETPSTKICKLNTDGCSPGNPGISGGGGVLRDSSGALIFGFSIPLGELISLQAETRSLLYGVQQYLSRGFSRVQIEVDSLLLVNILRDKSRCPWRVRSKIESIQTVLRTGWSVEHCYREANQVADALSKVGALGSGIVIYTSQSALPRPARGLWS; this comes from the exons ATGCTTGGCGGCGGATGCTCCGAGTGCATGAAGTGGCGGAACAAAATCTCTGGTGGATGGTATAGTcag AGTTGGGTTTTGGATTCGATTGTTGAAGAGATTGTCAGAAAGCCTGTCCCGATGGGGTCCGGGCAAGACAGTGCTAAATGGTGTCTGATAGAATCTGGGGATTTCTCGCTCGCCTCAACCTACCCCATATCTGGTGGCCAGCGGCCTGCCTCTTTCATGTTTGATAGGGTTTGGCATCCTTTACTGCTTATCAAAATAGCCTTTTTCATGATACGTGTGTTGAGGGATCGGTTGCTTTTAGCGTCGTCACTAGGGAGGCTGAATGTCCATGGTCCATCGAAGTACTTTTGTTGTATGGAGTTCCAATCAGAGTCGTTGGACCATATTTTTTCGGAAGGTGATCTTGCTCAATTCCTTTGGAGATTCTTTGGGCATGCGGTGGGTGTGGTATACAGAGAGGCAGGGGTTCGATCTCGCTTGGTAGGTTGGTGGTGTCGAATGCCGCATCACTCTTGTGTTGAGGCGGTCCACTCGGTGGTGCCTAGCATGATTTGCTCGCATATCTGGTTGGCCCGGAATTTAGCCTATTTTGAAGGTCAATTCTTACGTAGGAAGACCATCTGTGATCGTATCTTGGCGGATGTAGTTGGGCTCTTTGGTGGGCAATGTGCGGGAGGACCGGATGGAG TGGTTCGTTGGGAGACGCCATCTACCAAGATTTGCAAGTTAAACACAGATGGATGTTCGCCGGGCAATCCGGGGATTAGTGGAGGGGGTGGTGTGCTTAGGGACTCTTCTGGAGCGTTAATATTTGGGTTCTCCATTCCTCTCGGGGAGTTGATAAGCCTTCAGGCTGAAACTAGGTCACTGCTCTATGGGGTGCAGCAATACCTTTCCCGGGGTTTCTCCAGGGTTCAGATAGAGGTGGACTCCCTATTGCTCGTCAACATCCTTCGCGATAAGTCGAGGTGCCCGTGGCGGGTACGGTCGAAAATTGAATCAATTCAAACAGTCCTCCGGACGGGTTGGTCAGTAGAACATTGTTATCGTGAGGCGAACCAAGTGGCAGATGCTTTGTCTAAGGTGGGGGCGTTAGGTTCAGGTATTGTCATTTACACTTCACAGTCGGCGCTACCAAGGCCCGCGAGGGGGCTATGGTCTTAG